The following coding sequences are from one Formosa haliotis window:
- a CDS encoding homogentisate 1,2-dioxygenase, which produces MPFYHKLGKIPPKRHTQFRKPDGTLYSEQLFGTIGFDGMSTNSYHEQRPTQVKAITNQYSVAPKIAKANNIQSYRLKGFQVSPEDDYLESRKIVLTNSDCHIILAAPKQSTSNYFYKNTDSDELIFIHRGSGTLRTHLGNLDFKYGDYLLVPRGVIYKIDFDTEDIRLFIVESHRPIYTPKRYRNWFGQLLEHAPYCERDIRRPEVLETYNEVGDFLIKVKKQGDIFDMVYASHPFDVVGYDGYNYPYAFSIHDFEPITGRIHQPPPVHQTFETDAFVVCSFVPRLYDYHPDSIPAPYNHSNIDSDEVLYYVDGDFMSRNDITAGHISLHPAGIPHGPHPGAVERSIGKTKTDELAVMVDTFKPLQVTEEAMKIADEEYFKSWLEPPKSSR; this is translated from the coding sequence ATGCCTTTTTATCATAAACTTGGAAAAATTCCACCTAAACGCCATACGCAGTTTAGAAAACCCGATGGTACGTTATATTCCGAACAATTATTCGGAACTATTGGGTTCGATGGCATGTCAACAAATTCGTATCACGAACAACGCCCTACGCAAGTTAAAGCCATTACAAATCAATACAGTGTTGCACCCAAAATTGCAAAAGCAAATAATATACAATCTTATCGGCTAAAAGGATTTCAAGTGTCGCCTGAAGATGATTATTTAGAGAGTCGGAAAATTGTACTTACCAATAGTGATTGTCATATTATTTTGGCGGCTCCAAAACAATCTACTTCAAATTATTTTTATAAAAATACAGATTCAGACGAATTGATTTTTATTCACCGTGGTAGTGGAACATTGAGAACGCATCTAGGGAATCTCGATTTTAAGTATGGAGATTACTTGCTAGTGCCTCGTGGTGTTATTTATAAAATAGATTTCGATACTGAAGATATCAGACTCTTTATTGTAGAATCGCACCGGCCAATTTATACACCAAAACGTTATAGAAATTGGTTTGGGCAATTATTAGAACATGCACCTTATTGCGAACGCGATATTCGCAGACCTGAAGTGTTAGAAACCTATAATGAAGTTGGCGATTTTTTAATAAAAGTAAAAAAACAAGGCGATATTTTCGATATGGTGTATGCGTCCCATCCGTTTGATGTGGTAGGGTACGATGGATATAATTATCCGTATGCCTTTTCTATTCACGATTTCGAACCCATTACTGGGCGTATTCATCAGCCGCCACCAGTGCATCAAACTTTCGAAACCGATGCGTTTGTAGTATGTAGTTTTGTGCCGAGACTTTACGATTATCATCCAGATAGTATACCAGCACCTTACAATCATAGCAACATAGATAGCGATGAGGTGCTGTATTATGTCGATGGCGATTTTATGAGTAGAAATGATATTACCGCAGGACATATTTCTTTACATCCGGCAGGGATTCCGCATGGTCCGCACCCCGGAGCCGTAGAACGAAGTATTGGTAAAACTAAAACTGACGAGTTGGCAGTTATGGTAGATACTTTCAAGCCGCTTCAGGTTACAGAAGAAGCTATGAAGATAGCCGATGAGGAGTACTTTAAATCTTGGTTAGAGCCACCTAAATCCTCTCGATAG
- a CDS encoding GLPGLI family protein: MKLNYLLLILCFSVNYHFGIAQNGYAYYKKQLANDTKSVSDPQIKKAFRLLEEQEYQLAFNGNGALFKKEKTLTTEQNPIITAYAEGFAQYSGQVYFNSKNKTITQQKEISGTTFLVQQQPIEWKLSKDTLKIDRYTCYKATATKTLETVEGPQKTQITAWYSPELPLSYGPDGYGQLPGLILQLEHNGVISTLKRLKFEANNPVTIDPPTKGKSISETDFNEMIKNAFNSRKNR; this comes from the coding sequence ATGAAACTAAATTACCTACTTTTAATCCTTTGCTTCAGTGTTAACTATCATTTCGGGATCGCTCAAAATGGCTACGCCTACTACAAGAAACAATTAGCAAATGATACTAAATCCGTTAGTGACCCACAAATTAAAAAGGCATTTCGCCTTTTAGAGGAACAAGAATACCAACTTGCATTTAACGGTAATGGCGCACTATTTAAAAAAGAAAAAACCTTAACTACCGAGCAAAACCCCATAATTACTGCTTATGCAGAAGGTTTTGCTCAATATTCAGGTCAAGTTTATTTTAACTCCAAAAACAAAACCATAACACAGCAAAAAGAAATTTCTGGAACCACCTTTTTAGTACAACAACAACCCATAGAGTGGAAACTAAGTAAAGACACCTTGAAAATAGATCGCTATACCTGCTATAAAGCCACGGCAACAAAAACACTTGAAACCGTTGAAGGACCACAAAAAACACAAATTACAGCTTGGTATTCTCCAGAACTGCCGCTGTCCTACGGTCCCGATGGTTACGGACAACTACCTGGCTTAATTCTTCAGCTAGAACACAATGGTGTAATAAGCACTTTAAAACGTCTAAAATTTGAAGCTAACAATCCCGTAACTATAGACCCACCAACAAAAGGTAAAAGCATTTCGGAAACCGATTTTAACGAGATGATAAAAAATGCTTTTAATTCTAGAAAAAACAGATAA
- a CDS encoding carboxypeptidase-like regulatory domain-containing protein, whose amino-acid sequence MFWAVTITVKAQNIMLSGMVTDQLQQPLVNTNILAVPMAENQELRFAITNPKGRFQLKLASHQSYTITISYLGYHPKSFQLNTNNQDLQKDFNLKEKPDQLSEITLNYTPPVTIKQDTTTYQVDAFATGNERKLREVLEKLPGVEVDKVGNVTVKGKPISKVMVENKTFFTGDSKLAVNNIPADAVKAIEILENYSEIAMLKNLEDSNEVAMNIKLKEDKKQFAFGDVELGSDLSDRYLANPNVFYYSPKTNINAIVDINNIGIKNFTFKDFLDFEGGFNKLITNTTSYFNLMNNDFTQFLNNQDFKANSNQFGALNLQQGLTKNTDINAYIISSKDKTETQTKTLNEYTNNNNPFTENRSTFNLFNNFFTIGKINLEHKPNNNTDLRFNSFVKFTYNTSKSLINTKNPSQNNTINTLTDSEGLQLKQNLSYNLKLSKQHTATLEANYNITQNKPITDWFTNQEILQELIPLQPDSIYNISQTKKYNTHNASSMIKDYWVLNNFNHLYSSVGFNTAFSHFYSNDAQILSNGAINDFNTAGFGNDFNYNCTNMFIGLEYKFQIGIVTFKPMLYTHFYFWTTAQKNSKTTQQKTVALPQITTKIDFNNSEALNLNYSLQSQFPGINQLAGNFVLGSFNSVLRGNTTLENQLYHSLNVSYYKFSLFKQLNIHLNSSFNKKLEQFKTVTVLEGINQYNSFLMFYEPEHNWRINGQISKKINRIKYQFKTQFNYNDFYQLLNAQSNLNISKSTSATLSAQTFFKALPNFETGYTKDFSFYRSVGLENKFSNDSFFIDLEYVFFKAFTLKADYTLTHFKNYNNNSNNTFEVANASLFYQKKTVLGVSK is encoded by the coding sequence TTGTTTTGGGCTGTAACTATTACGGTTAAAGCTCAAAACATCATGCTTTCAGGGATGGTTACAGACCAGTTACAACAACCCTTGGTAAACACCAATATTTTAGCGGTGCCAATGGCCGAAAACCAAGAGCTTCGGTTTGCCATAACAAATCCTAAAGGGAGATTTCAGCTTAAACTAGCAAGCCACCAAAGTTACACCATTACCATTAGTTATTTGGGTTACCATCCAAAATCCTTTCAACTAAACACGAATAACCAAGATTTGCAAAAGGATTTTAACCTGAAAGAAAAACCGGATCAGTTATCGGAAATCACACTTAATTACACCCCACCGGTAACCATAAAACAAGATACTACAACCTACCAAGTAGATGCTTTTGCCACAGGAAACGAACGTAAACTTAGAGAAGTCCTAGAAAAATTACCAGGAGTAGAGGTTGATAAAGTAGGTAATGTAACTGTAAAAGGTAAACCCATTAGCAAAGTAATGGTAGAAAACAAAACCTTTTTTACAGGTGATAGTAAACTCGCCGTCAATAACATTCCTGCAGACGCTGTAAAAGCAATAGAAATTTTAGAAAATTATAGCGAAATAGCTATGTTAAAAAATCTAGAAGACAGCAACGAAGTGGCTATGAACATCAAGTTAAAAGAAGATAAAAAGCAATTTGCCTTTGGAGATGTAGAACTCGGTAGCGACCTAAGCGATCGTTATTTAGCTAATCCTAATGTATTTTATTACAGTCCAAAAACCAATATTAACGCCATAGTAGATATCAATAATATTGGTATAAAAAATTTCACTTTTAAAGATTTTTTAGATTTTGAAGGCGGATTTAACAAACTTATTACCAATACAACTAGTTATTTTAATTTAATGAATAATGATTTTACACAATTTTTAAACAATCAAGATTTTAAAGCAAACAGCAATCAATTTGGTGCTTTAAATCTGCAACAAGGTTTAACCAAAAATACCGATATCAATGCATACATTATCAGCTCTAAAGATAAAACCGAAACTCAAACCAAAACACTAAACGAATACACCAATAATAACAATCCGTTTACAGAAAACCGAAGTACTTTTAATCTTTTCAATAATTTTTTCACCATCGGAAAAATCAATTTAGAACATAAACCTAACAACAATACCGATTTACGGTTTAACAGCTTTGTAAAATTTACATACAACACGAGTAAAAGCCTTATAAATACCAAAAATCCAAGCCAAAACAACACGATTAACACCCTTACAGATTCAGAAGGTTTACAACTAAAACAAAACCTGAGTTACAACTTAAAATTATCAAAACAACACACCGCTACTCTGGAGGCAAATTATAATATAACACAAAACAAACCTATAACAGATTGGTTTACAAACCAAGAAATTTTACAAGAACTGATTCCACTACAACCTGATTCAATTTATAATATTTCCCAAACAAAAAAATACAACACCCACAACGCTAGCTCTATGATAAAAGACTATTGGGTGCTTAACAACTTTAACCATCTATACAGCAGCGTGGGTTTTAATACAGCTTTTAGTCATTTTTATAGTAACGATGCGCAAATATTAAGTAATGGAGCAATAAATGACTTTAACACTGCCGGTTTTGGCAACGATTTTAATTACAATTGCACCAACATGTTTATAGGATTGGAATACAAATTTCAAATAGGAATTGTCACCTTTAAACCCATGCTCTATACACATTTTTACTTTTGGACTACTGCACAAAAAAATAGCAAAACAACACAACAAAAAACAGTGGCACTACCACAAATTACAACAAAAATAGATTTTAACAACAGTGAAGCTTTAAACCTCAATTACAGCTTACAGAGTCAGTTTCCAGGAATTAATCAATTGGCAGGTAATTTTGTTTTAGGTAGTTTTAACAGTGTACTTCGTGGCAATACCACTTTAGAAAACCAGTTGTACCATTCCCTAAATGTGAGTTATTACAAATTCAGTTTGTTCAAACAATTAAACATTCACCTTAACAGCAGTTTCAACAAAAAATTAGAACAGTTTAAAACCGTTACTGTTTTAGAGGGCATAAACCAATACAACAGCTTCCTCATGTTTTACGAACCCGAACATAATTGGCGTATAAACGGGCAAATTTCAAAAAAAATAAATCGTATAAAATACCAGTTTAAAACCCAGTTTAACTACAATGACTTTTACCAATTATTAAATGCCCAAAGCAACCTAAATATTTCTAAATCTACTAGTGCCACTTTAAGTGCTCAAACTTTTTTTAAAGCGCTACCTAATTTTGAAACGGGTTATACCAAAGATTTTAGTTTCTATCGTTCGGTAGGTTTAGAAAACAAGTTTAGTAACGACAGCTTTTTTATCGATCTCGAATACGTCTTTTTTAAAGCATTCACTCTAAAAGCCGATTATACGTTAACACATTTTAAAAATTACAACAACAATAGCAACAATACTTTTGAAGTTGCAAACGCTTCCTTATTTTATCAAAAAAAGACAGTCCTTGGGGTTTCGAAATGA
- a CDS encoding patatin-like phospholipase family protein, translated as MGVITHAQNQNRLDAKDLKVGLVLSGGGAKGLAHIGVLKVIDSLGVRIDYVAGTSMGAIIGSMYASGYTGKEIDSIFKTINFDNIIIDNLPRESKTFYERENSERYALTLPFDDFKIRLPSALSRGQNTFNLLSELTLHVNNVSDFSELPIPFFCMATNMETGEAVQLEKGNLAQAVMASGALPTLFQPVHIDGSVYIDGGVVNNYPVDEMKAKGVDVIIGVDVQDGLSKSKDLQSATEILYQIQNYNTLSDMTEKIKETDVYITPNIENFNVISFDQGTDIITNGIVAANRKADDLLDIAHKQRIKRKPFPHIKHLDSISINGIQIHGNEKYTRAYILGKLKLKSDTRISYADFSSGVNNLIATNNFDSFTYDLRSSKGKNGYDLITYVKESTKKTALKFALHYDDLYKSAALVNVTSKRLLTNNDVASFDLILGDNLRYNFEYYIDKGFYWSIGLRSRFNQFNKNVSASLIAEDENLGVNKIDAELRDFTNQFYVQTQFLRDMALSLGAEHKYLKISSETLADTSSDINRIFEDNNYFSVFGKLNYDSYDNKYFPSQGFYFNGDFHLYFYSTEELGDFSQFSIAKAKLGYAFKLGRKISAVITNEGGFRIGENDSPYLNFALGGYGENLINNIESFYGYDWLSLSGDSYVKCVLRVDYEFARRHHFNASANFANIDDNIFDSGEWFTLPDYTGYAFGYGWDSFLGPIEATYSYSPETKRSVWFLNIGFWF; from the coding sequence ATGGGTGTTATAACTCATGCACAGAACCAAAACCGTTTAGACGCTAAAGACCTAAAAGTGGGTTTGGTGCTAAGTGGTGGTGGTGCCAAAGGTTTGGCACATATTGGGGTGCTTAAGGTTATAGACAGTTTGGGTGTACGTATAGATTATGTTGCGGGAACCAGTATGGGTGCAATAATTGGGTCTATGTACGCCTCGGGATATACCGGAAAAGAAATCGATTCTATTTTTAAAACCATCAATTTTGATAATATTATCATTGATAACCTTCCGCGTGAGTCTAAAACGTTTTACGAACGAGAAAATTCTGAACGCTACGCCTTAACCTTGCCTTTCGACGACTTTAAAATTCGTTTGCCATCGGCTTTATCTCGCGGTCAAAATACCTTTAATTTACTATCGGAGCTCACTTTGCATGTTAATAATGTTTCAGATTTTAGCGAACTACCCATTCCATTTTTCTGTATGGCAACAAATATGGAAACGGGTGAAGCTGTACAGTTAGAAAAGGGGAATTTGGCTCAAGCTGTTATGGCTAGTGGGGCTTTGCCAACATTATTTCAGCCTGTTCATATAGACGGAAGTGTTTATATAGATGGGGGTGTTGTAAATAATTATCCGGTAGATGAAATGAAAGCTAAAGGGGTCGATGTTATTATAGGAGTCGATGTTCAGGACGGATTATCTAAGAGTAAAGATTTGCAATCGGCAACCGAAATATTATATCAGATTCAGAATTATAACACACTAAGTGATATGACTGAAAAAATTAAAGAAACCGATGTATATATAACTCCAAACATCGAAAACTTTAATGTTATTTCTTTCGATCAAGGTACAGATATTATAACTAATGGTATAGTAGCAGCAAATAGAAAGGCCGATGATTTATTAGATATAGCACATAAACAACGCATAAAACGCAAGCCATTTCCGCATATAAAACATTTAGATTCTATTTCTATAAATGGTATTCAAATTCATGGAAACGAAAAATATACACGGGCCTATATTCTAGGAAAGCTGAAATTAAAAAGCGATACTCGTATTAGTTATGCCGATTTTTCTAGCGGCGTAAACAACCTAATTGCAACCAATAATTTTGATAGCTTTACATATGATTTAAGATCCTCTAAAGGAAAAAATGGTTACGATTTAATAACCTATGTAAAAGAAAGCACTAAAAAAACAGCTTTAAAATTTGCCTTACATTACGACGATCTATATAAAAGTGCTGCCCTAGTTAATGTTACAAGCAAACGGCTTTTAACTAATAACGATGTGGCTTCTTTCGACCTTATTTTAGGTGATAACCTTAGGTACAATTTTGAATATTATATAGATAAAGGATTTTATTGGAGTATAGGGTTACGATCTCGATTTAATCAATTTAATAAAAATGTATCGGCCTCTTTAATTGCAGAAGATGAAAACTTAGGTGTAAATAAAATAGATGCAGAATTAAGAGATTTTACCAATCAGTTTTATGTGCAAACTCAATTTTTAAGAGATATGGCATTAAGTTTAGGTGCCGAACATAAATATTTAAAAATATCGTCTGAAACCCTAGCAGATACATCTAGTGATATTAATAGAATTTTTGAAGACAATAATTACTTTAGCGTGTTCGGGAAATTAAATTACGACTCTTACGATAACAAATATTTTCCTTCGCAAGGTTTTTATTTCAATGGCGATTTTCATTTGTATTTCTATTCTACAGAAGAATTGGGCGATTTTAGTCAGTTTTCAATAGCAAAAGCTAAACTGGGATATGCGTTTAAATTAGGTAGAAAAATTTCAGCAGTTATTACCAATGAAGGAGGATTTAGAATTGGAGAAAACGACAGCCCATATTTAAATTTTGCCTTGGGTGGTTATGGCGAGAACTTAATAAATAATATAGAATCTTTTTATGGCTACGATTGGTTGTCGTTATCGGGCGATAGTTATGTAAAATGTGTGCTTAGAGTAGATTATGAGTTTGCTAGAAGACATCACTTTAATGCTTCGGCAAATTTCGCAAATATAGACGATAATATTTTTGATTCCGGCGAATGGTTTACTTTACCAGACTATACCGGATATGCCTTTGGTTATGGTTGGGATTCGTTCTTAGGACCTATTGAAGCTACATATAGTTATTCTCCAGAAACCAAACGAAGTGTATGGTTTTTAAACATCGGATTTTGGTTTTAG
- the uvrC gene encoding excinuclease ABC subunit UvrC yields the protein MDENTLQIQLKTLPSSPGVYQYFDSNGTIIYVGKAKNLKKRVSSYFTKTHDSGKTRVLVKKIADIKHIVVETETDALLLENNLIKKHQPRYNVLLKDDKTYPWICIKKERFPRVFSTRRVIKDGSEYFGPYTNFKTIHTLLDLIKGVYALRTCNYDLSEAKIEAGKYKVCLEYHLGNCKGPCEDYETIEEYDEKIAAIREILKGNFKDSLLQFKNQMKQLAADLNFEEAQKVKEKIEVLENYQAKSTIVNPKISNVDVFSIMSDESFGYVNFLQLSYGSIIRSHTLEIKKKLDETDKQLLELAITEIRQRFHSNSKEIYVPFKVSLGEDLKVTIPQLGDKKRILELSLRNAKYYRMERFKQIKLTDPDRHVNRIMAQMKTDLRLHEEPRHIECFDNSNIQGTHPVAACVVFKDGKPSKKDYRHFNIKTVEGPDDFASMEEVVFRRYKRLLDEKQPLPQLIIIDGGKGQLSSALKSLEDLGLRGKIAIIGIAKRLEELFYPDDPIPLYLDKKSETLKIIQQLRNEAHRFGIEHHRNRRSKSALNTELETIPGIGEKTIVSLLSHFKSVKRISNASLKDLEAVVGLSRAHKIYNHYHTS from the coding sequence ATGGACGAAAACACCTTACAAATTCAGTTAAAAACCTTGCCCTCTTCTCCGGGTGTATATCAATATTTTGATTCCAACGGTACCATTATTTATGTGGGTAAAGCTAAGAATTTAAAAAAACGGGTATCGTCTTATTTTACCAAAACTCACGATAGTGGTAAAACAAGAGTGCTAGTAAAAAAGATTGCCGATATTAAGCATATTGTTGTAGAAACCGAAACAGATGCTTTGTTGCTGGAAAATAATTTAATTAAAAAGCATCAGCCACGTTATAATGTTTTGTTGAAAGATGATAAAACTTATCCGTGGATTTGCATTAAAAAGGAGCGTTTTCCTAGAGTGTTTAGTACGCGACGTGTTATTAAGGATGGCTCCGAGTATTTTGGGCCTTACACCAATTTTAAAACCATTCATACGCTTTTAGATTTAATTAAAGGGGTGTATGCTTTGCGGACGTGTAATTATGATTTGTCTGAAGCTAAAATTGAAGCCGGGAAATATAAAGTGTGTTTAGAATATCATTTAGGAAACTGTAAAGGTCCTTGTGAGGATTATGAGACTATTGAAGAGTACGATGAAAAAATAGCTGCTATTCGCGAGATTTTAAAGGGAAATTTTAAAGATTCGTTGCTTCAGTTTAAAAATCAGATGAAACAATTGGCTGCCGATTTAAATTTTGAAGAGGCACAAAAAGTCAAAGAAAAAATCGAGGTTTTAGAAAATTATCAGGCGAAGTCGACGATAGTGAACCCGAAAATTAGCAATGTCGATGTGTTTTCTATTATGAGCGACGAAAGTTTTGGGTATGTAAACTTCTTACAATTATCATATGGTTCAATTATTAGGTCTCATACCTTAGAAATCAAGAAAAAACTAGACGAAACCGATAAACAATTACTAGAATTGGCAATAACCGAAATTCGTCAGCGTTTTCATTCCAATTCAAAAGAAATATATGTACCTTTTAAAGTGAGTTTGGGAGAAGATTTAAAAGTGACTATTCCGCAATTAGGAGATAAAAAACGAATTTTAGAATTGTCGCTTCGCAATGCAAAATATTACCGTATGGAGCGTTTTAAGCAAATTAAACTTACAGATCCAGATAGGCATGTAAACCGGATTATGGCACAAATGAAAACCGATTTACGACTGCACGAAGAACCGAGACATATAGAGTGTTTCGATAATTCGAATATTCAGGGAACACATCCTGTTGCGGCCTGTGTAGTTTTTAAAGATGGTAAACCAAGTAAAAAAGATTACCGCCATTTTAATATAAAAACGGTTGAGGGTCCAGACGATTTTGCATCTATGGAAGAAGTGGTATTTAGGCGATATAAACGTTTGCTAGACGAAAAACAACCCTTGCCACAACTTATTATTATTGATGGAGGTAAAGGGCAATTATCATCGGCTTTAAAAAGTCTAGAAGATTTAGGTTTGCGCGGAAAAATTGCAATCATCGGAATTGCAAAACGTTTGGAAGAATTATTTTATCCAGACGATCCAATTCCGTTATATTTAGATAAAAAAAGCGAAACTTTAAAAATTATCCAACAGTTGCGTAACGAAGCGCATAGGTTTGGTATAGAGCACCATAGAAACAGGCGTAGCAAAAGTGCCTTAAATACCGAATTGGAAACCATTCCGGGTATAGGCGAAAAAACAATTGTAAGCTTGTTAAGTCATTTTAAGTCTGTAAAACGAATTTCGAATGCATCTCTAAAAGATTTGGAAGCCGTTGTAGGACTGTCTAGAGCACATAAAATTTATAATCATTATCATACCTCATAA
- a CDS encoding ATP-dependent zinc protease family protein, with translation MNKHIIGRVDKFDFPKLDLFNIDVKIDTGAYTSAIHCSKIIEENNTLRCIFYSKGHPNFSSKEVVFTEYSFTNVKSSNGIKENRYKIKSEVIIFDKTYKINLTLSTRDDMRFPVLIGRQFLKRKFLVDVDLQNLSHNLKA, from the coding sequence ATGAACAAACACATAATTGGTCGTGTAGATAAATTTGATTTTCCTAAACTAGATTTATTTAACATCGATGTAAAAATAGATACAGGAGCGTATACTTCTGCCATTCATTGTTCTAAGATTATAGAAGAAAACAACACCTTGCGTTGCATTTTTTATAGTAAAGGTCACCCTAATTTTAGTAGTAAAGAAGTGGTTTTTACAGAATATAGTTTTACAAACGTAAAAAGCAGCAACGGAATTAAAGAAAATAGATACAAAATAAAATCTGAAGTGATAATTTTTGATAAAACCTACAAGATCAATTTAACTTTAAGTACTCGAGACGACATGCGTTTTCCCGTACTTATAGGAAGACAGTTTTTAAAACGAAAGTTTTTAGTCGATGTCGATCTTCAAAACTTATCTCATAATTTAAAAGCCTAA
- the rimK gene encoding 30S ribosomal protein S6--L-glutamate ligase, whose amino-acid sequence MNIVILSRNAELYSTDRLVFEGEKRGHRMEVIDPLKCDIIIEKEKPTIYYKNRYLDYVDAIIPRIGASVTFYGCAVVRQFEMMNVFTIVTSDAIQRSRDKLRSLQRLSKAGIGMPKTVFTNYSRDVEEVIAHVGGTPVIIKLLEGTQGLGVVLAETKNAAESVLEAFNGLQARVIVQEFIKEANGADLRALIVDGQVVGAMKRQGKDGEFRSNLHRGGSANIIKLDAAELKLAINAAHALKLPVCGVDMLQSARGPLLLEVNSTPGLEGIEGATGKNIAKSIITFIERNAKR is encoded by the coding sequence ATGAATATTGTAATTTTATCAAGAAACGCAGAACTTTACTCCACAGACCGCCTAGTATTTGAAGGCGAAAAACGCGGTCACCGAATGGAAGTTATAGATCCGCTAAAATGCGACATTATTATAGAAAAGGAAAAACCTACCATCTATTACAAAAATCGTTATTTAGATTATGTAGATGCTATTATTCCTCGCATTGGTGCATCGGTAACATTTTATGGTTGTGCAGTAGTACGACAGTTTGAAATGATGAACGTATTTACCATTGTAACCTCTGATGCCATACAACGCTCTAGAGACAAACTACGGTCTTTACAACGCTTAAGTAAAGCCGGAATTGGTATGCCTAAAACCGTGTTTACAAATTACTCTAGAGATGTCGAAGAGGTTATTGCGCATGTAGGTGGCACACCCGTAATTATTAAACTTCTTGAAGGAACTCAAGGTTTAGGCGTGGTTTTGGCCGAAACTAAAAATGCGGCAGAATCTGTACTTGAAGCCTTTAATGGTTTACAAGCCCGTGTTATTGTTCAAGAATTTATTAAAGAAGCTAACGGTGCCGATTTAAGAGCTTTAATTGTAGACGGACAAGTCGTTGGCGCCATGAAACGCCAAGGTAAAGACGGCGAATTTAGATCGAATTTACATCGTGGGGGATCGGCAAATATTATTAAATTAGATGCCGCCGAATTAAAATTGGCTATAAATGCCGCCCATGCATTAAAGTTACCTGTTTGTGGCGTAGATATGTTACAATCTGCTCGCGGACCGCTACTTTTAGAAGTAAATTCTACCCCAGGGTTAGAAGGTATTGAAGGGGCAACAGGAAAAAATATTGCAAAAAGTATTATTACGTTTATTGAACGAAATGCAAAACGATAA
- a CDS encoding succinylglutamate desuccinylase/aspartoacylase family protein: MLFNKDILHILGKKIYPGESAEISFDVANLHTSSSVDVPVFIERSKRPGPTVLFTAGIHGDEVNGVDIVRQIIAKGINKPKRGSIICIPVINIFGFINLKREFPDGRDLNRVFPGNVNGSLASQVAYKLIHEVIPSVDYVVDFHTGGAGRFNAPQIRIAKDDSELDELAKAFGAPFVMYSKNLNKSFRNTCYKLGIPMLLFEGGKSFHLDVNVTNTGVSGAKRVLAYLNMLNAKFKSSPPKKPCVFILESRWQRADYSGMFRPALDLMSTKVKKGDILGNITDPYGKFNDYVKAEISGYIINVNEAPIVYQGDALFHITRKLKR, translated from the coding sequence ATGCTATTTAACAAAGATATTTTACACATTTTAGGGAAGAAAATTTATCCTGGAGAAAGTGCCGAAATTAGCTTCGACGTTGCTAATTTACACACCTCTTCTAGCGTAGACGTTCCTGTTTTTATAGAACGATCTAAACGTCCGGGGCCAACCGTTTTATTTACAGCAGGCATACACGGCGACGAGGTAAATGGTGTAGATATTGTACGTCAGATTATTGCGAAAGGCATAAATAAACCTAAACGAGGGAGCATTATTTGCATTCCTGTAATCAATATTTTCGGGTTTATAAATTTAAAACGAGAATTCCCCGATGGCCGCGATTTAAACCGCGTTTTTCCAGGGAATGTAAATGGTTCTTTAGCCAGTCAAGTGGCTTATAAACTTATACATGAGGTAATCCCATCGGTAGATTATGTTGTCGATTTTCACACGGGTGGAGCTGGCCGATTTAATGCCCCACAAATTCGAATTGCAAAAGACGATTCAGAATTAGACGAATTAGCAAAAGCGTTTGGAGCTCCGTTTGTGATGTACTCTAAAAATTTAAACAAATCGTTTCGGAATACATGTTATAAACTAGGAATCCCAATGTTGCTTTTTGAAGGCGGAAAATCCTTTCACCTCGATGTAAACGTTACTAATACAGGAGTAAGCGGCGCCAAACGTGTCTTAGCGTATTTAAATATGTTAAACGCTAAATTTAAATCCTCGCCACCTAAAAAGCCTTGTGTTTTTATTTTAGAAAGTAGATGGCAACGTGCCGACTATTCCGGTATGTTTAGACCTGCTTTAGACCTGATGTCTACCAAAGTAAAAAAGGGCGATATACTAGGAAATATTACCGACCCGTATGGTAAGTTTAACGATTATGTAAAAGCTGAAATTAGCGGCTATATCATCAACGTAAACGAAGCTCCAATTGTATACCAAGGGGATGCTTTATTTCATATAACGCGCAAACTGAAACGTTAA